A window of Phycisphaerales bacterium contains these coding sequences:
- a CDS encoding MFS transporter, with protein MGGRGDHSQAHSSRSGRKVRNGRNLLGQGFSSLLVTQSLGAANDNILKQVLIFMVTEGLWKDQLGAGGQSIIAWCLTLPFVLLSGYAGQLNDRISKQRVAVWMKIAEIPIVAIAGIGLWMGELYVTLFAFIAMSIQSTLFSPAKYGMIPELVRSTELSRANGMINMLTNIAIIVGTMIAGPVSDRFYPKPLADGTPPDAVHWLPFVVMVAFAAAGVVAVLFLPRLKSQNEKLRFDLNPFRTYWESIREMGRGPILLVAISWSYFYLIGMMAILLVPEYKGLLDVSYTEASYLLGVLAVSIGVGSALAGLLSGDHIEPRLVPVGAAGLTLFLVLLGVVPPNTRNVAFFLGGAGISAGLYLVPLQALLQQLSPDASRGRYLAAANAMSSIFMSIGAGIVWLARRPLDMAANRAFLICAGFSAVSAVVMYWRLRVMTRSFHAAGAETVVVEDESPSA; from the coding sequence ATGGGTGGACGTGGCGATCATTCTCAGGCACACTCCTCGCGCTCCGGGCGCAAGGTCCGCAACGGTCGGAATCTGCTCGGCCAGGGGTTCTCATCGCTGCTGGTCACGCAGTCCCTCGGCGCCGCCAACGACAACATCCTCAAGCAGGTCCTCATCTTCATGGTCACCGAGGGTCTCTGGAAGGACCAGCTCGGCGCCGGCGGCCAGTCGATCATCGCCTGGTGCCTGACGCTGCCTTTCGTGCTCCTCTCGGGGTACGCCGGGCAACTCAACGACCGCATCAGCAAGCAGCGCGTAGCCGTGTGGATGAAGATCGCCGAGATCCCCATCGTGGCCATCGCCGGCATCGGCCTGTGGATGGGCGAACTCTACGTCACGCTCTTCGCGTTCATCGCGATGTCGATTCAGAGCACGCTTTTCAGCCCTGCCAAATACGGCATGATCCCCGAACTCGTGAGGTCCACCGAGCTCAGCCGCGCCAACGGCATGATCAACATGCTCACCAACATCGCGATCATTGTCGGCACGATGATCGCCGGGCCGGTCAGCGACCGTTTTTACCCCAAGCCGCTCGCAGACGGGACGCCGCCGGACGCCGTTCACTGGCTGCCGTTCGTCGTGATGGTGGCCTTCGCCGCGGCGGGCGTGGTCGCCGTGCTCTTCCTGCCCCGACTCAAATCGCAGAACGAGAAGCTGCGCTTCGATCTCAACCCGTTCAGGACGTACTGGGAGTCGATCCGCGAGATGGGCCGCGGGCCGATTCTGCTCGTGGCTATCTCGTGGTCCTACTTCTATCTCATCGGGATGATGGCGATCCTGCTCGTTCCCGAGTACAAGGGGCTGCTCGACGTCTCCTACACCGAAGCTTCATATCTGCTTGGTGTGCTCGCGGTGTCGATCGGCGTGGGCAGCGCACTGGCGGGTCTGCTCTCGGGCGATCACATTGAACCGCGCCTTGTGCCGGTGGGGGCGGCGGGCCTCACGCTGTTTCTGGTGCTGCTGGGCGTCGTGCCCCCGAACACGCGAAACGTGGCGTTCTTCCTTGGCGGGGCGGGAATCTCGGCCGGTCTCTATCTTGTGCCGCTGCAGGCGCTCCTGCAGCAGTTGTCGCCCGACGCCTCGCGCGGCCGCTACCTCGCCGCCGCAAACGCGATGTCATCCATCTTCATGAGCATCGGCGCGGGGATCGTGTGGCTGGCGCGGCGGCCGCTGGACATGGCGGCCAACCGCGCGTTTCTCATCTGCGCCGGCTTCAGCGCCGTCAGCGCGGTTGTGATGTACTGGCGGCTGCGGGTGATGACGCGCAGTTTCCACGCCGCCGGCGCCGAGACGGTGGTGGTGGAGGATGAGTCGCCCTCTGCCTGA